A region of the Lycium barbarum isolate Lr01 chromosome 1, ASM1917538v2, whole genome shotgun sequence genome:
acctttaggagctatcagcagatttgcagaagcactccattattccggaggtgttaatcgggcttatacttttgtgtatatacatatgtataaatatattgggcacgacggggtcttgtctcatccatatgtctagtactctagtagaggctcgtaggtacgtatgtgtgggttatatggtctcacaaggtcactattgtatatacgtagatatgtgtacattatcttttgatagcaaaagggcttatgtatataaaagtatttatgtgctgtaatgaaaatgattttcttatgattataagtttATGAACGGAAAAAAAAgaggtttaatgagtatgatgagtagtagaacgagcggtgctcggtggtcagccccgggtacccgtcacggcccctagctgggtcgtgacaaaatattAATCAAAGTTACCATTTTAAACGAGCCAATATTTCAAAAATATGCAATAGATGGTACAACATGATCGCAAGTAATGAATGGAGTATAAAGTGACTCACCTTCTAACCTTAGTTTCCATAAAGCAAGGTTTCGACATTTAAAGCGGCATCGAAAACAAAGGAGTTTTGTAGAGTGGTTTGTTTTCTCCGGCCTTTGCATTGTAAAATGTAaatatctcttttcttttctttggtcGTCAAAGCAAACAATTATATAAATATAACcccagaattaaaaaaaaaaaaaaaaaaaggtttctcCCGCATGAATTTAGAGACTACAATGTTGCAAGCAATCTAGAGTATGATGAATTCATCAATTAAGCATTGGTCACtgaccatgtttttttttttcaatacattccactaggcttgtgagcctagggctgattttataaATTTTCTCAAAGCAACAAATTAAGGAGTCTTTACAAAGATTGACAAAGTGGCTAATAAAAATGCAAGAATTAAACTAAGGACCAACCTAAGTCTTATAGGATGACTTAAGTTGGAAATACAAATTGCTAAAATAAGAAAGTGGTAAAAGACTAAAACTTGAGTAGATGAACTGCTAATCCCATTTATTATTCATATGTGAATGTTGTTCTTCCTCTTGTCAACCAAAATATGTCCCAAGTTAGATCCATTGATGCATAAGTTGGCCAACACTCCAATATCAGTTGTATATCTTTGTATATCAGCAATGTAGTTGTGTATATCAGGGCCTGCAATCCTGTAGAAACTCATGAATGCACATGTATGTCCTTTGTCTATCAGTAACACAAGAGTTATCCTCCAAAACTCAGGTAGTATACTgcaatatacatatgatatactgCTGGATACTAACTGCCTGAGATTTTGCATGCATGATCCCAACTTGCTACATGATGATTTGAGTGATCTTAACACTGAATTTGTTCCTTTCCTGCTTGAAACTATCTGCCATATATAACTTGAACATCTGATACAGCCACACCAGCTTCCATATAATGTCATCTCCTCTGCAGATTGAGCACAAAGTGCTAATACCACTGCATAAGGATTTGTCATCATATAGGAACTGATTGTCACTGTAAGGATTTGCCTTACTTCCCATAACAGCAATTCTGGAAATTCCTGACTACCTACCATCCTCAAGTGATCACTGTGCAGAATCATGGTATTCCCAAGAAATAGTCTTACAAAGCCATCTTGATTTCTTCTTGTCTCTCTGCTGTATGAGTCCAGTACCATCATCCAATCAACTTCTGATGTTCCCATATCATGTCCTATGTGAATAGGATCAATAGGACAAAGCATGTGATCAGCTTTGTTTATAACTTGAAATTTAtccttagagttccaagttagcCTCAGAAAGTTGATCTTCTGGTGAATGTAATCTAACAGATGGACCATGTCATCTCCTATGTGAATAGGATCAATGGTGCTAAGTATTTGAATAACTTGGGAAAAATGAAAATTCAACTCAGTATGTATTATATCCTTTCCAATTTTAATAGGATCAATGATACAAAAACCAGTAGAATTTCCAGAAAACTTGTAGACTTCCAGTTTCCATGCATAATGTGTACCTGCAAAATGGAAACAACTGTTAGTGTATGAGACCTCATCATGTTCTCCCCCAAAAGGACTTGAACATGATGAGTGATATTTATCAGTACAGGACCAACTCCAACTCAGATCTGCAGCTTCATCATCCATCGGCAATATCTTTTGACAGTTCTAATTCTCAAGTAGGGACACTGCAATTTGTCACTATTGAGAATCCTCCTTCCTGTTGAGTCTAGTTCTGCAAAAGAGGCTACATTCACTTCTCCATTATCCAGTGCATAATTAGCAAGATGATCTGCTAATTGGTTTCCTTCCCTCATTGTGTGCAGTACTTGAACATCTGCATTGTGCATTATATCCCAAATCTCCTCTACTGCATGAATAATATTCCATGGAGGCTTCCATTCTCTATCCAGAATCTTTTTCATCAGTAAAGAATCAGTTTCAAGAATAAAGGAGTACACATGTTTTGCCAGAGAAAATCTTGCAGCACTAAGCAAAGCCATTGCTTCAGATACTGTGTTAGTGGTTTCCTCCATTTCCTTGGCCCTTGCATAAACCAAGTCTCCATCAGAATTTCTTACACAAAAAGCATAAGCACTCCTGCCAGGATTCCCTCTAGTGGCCCCATCAGTATTGCACTTCCAAATTCCTGCAGCAGGTAAAGTCCACAGAACTTTTGTAATTTGTAGTTTTGGCACAACATTCTCCAGAATCTTCAACATTTCCAACCATCTATGAGGGACAGATCTTATGCTTGGTTTTCTTAATTTTACTAATTGTTGGATGTTGTTTGATGCTTGATATATCCCCCTGCTAGTAGAAACCTTATTTTCATGCTTGTccccatttcttttcttccacaaCTCCCACATGATTATAGAAGGGATAGCATAAAAAATAGGCTTCAGTCTAGCTAGTGTATCAGTAGTCCACCATTTTGTAATCACTTGATGCAAGTTCAAGTCTGCAATGTTGATACCAGCAGCAGCAGAGAAATAAGACCAAGCCCTTTGAGCAGTTTGGCATTTCAAAAAAATATGTGGTACTGATTCTTCTTTAGGTTCTGCACAGCAAAAACATTTTGATGGCATATGGTATACCCAGCTTCTAATCACATCATCCAGAGGTATTTTGAAGTGCCACACCCTCCACGTCAAGAAGGCTATTTTGAAAGGAAGGCCTTTCACCCAAATCTTCTTGTATGCATCCCTAGGCTGGCCTCTAGACCTTAAATATTCCCAAGCTGATTTCACAGAAAACTCACCCCTAGCTTCCAGTGTCCACCATGGCTTGTCAAGTTCATCAGGACTACTTGGAGGGTGTACTTCATGCAGTATATGTTCAGCAAGTTCCTCAGGTAAACAGTTCCTCAGAATATTTTCATTCCACCTGCCATCTATAACCACATCAGCAACATTATTGATGTTTTCATCACAGTAGAAATCAGGAGGAGTAAGAAAATAGAGTGGTCCCAATCCAGaccaattgtcaaaccaaaatAAAGAAGAACCCATTCTAAGTTGCCACCAAATGAGATGATCAATTGCATCCCTTGCTCTCAACATTTTTCTCCAAACATGAGAGCCTCGTTTCCAAGGTACCAGAATTGGATTGTTCCTTTTTAGGTATTTGTTGCTCATAAATGAACTCCATAAAGAAGGCATGGTTCTGAAGTTCCACCAGAGTTTTGAAAACAAGGCCATAGACATATCCTCCAACCTTCTAAAACCAAGTCCACCTTCTTCCTTAGGCATACAGACCTTATGCCATTTAGCCCAGTGTCTGTTAACCTCACCAACAGAATTGCTCCAAAAGAATTGAGCAAATATCTTGTTTAACTTATTAATCACAAAGGAAGGAGCATCCATAGCAGATAGTAGATGGATTGGCATTGCCTGTAATACATGAGCCAACAAAGTGGCTCTTCCACCAAATGAAAGCAATTTGCCTTTCCATCCCTGAAGCTTGTTCCTTACTTTGGTGATCAGATCATAGTAAAAGGCCAAGCATGCTCTACTATAGTAAATAGGACAGCCTAAGTACATTAAAGGAAAAGCGTGTCTGCTGATGCCAGTAACTCTCTTAACTTTTAAAACAATTGCCTCATCAACCTTGTCATGTAAATATACTGAGCTTTTTTCCTTGTTTATCAGCTGACCAGATGCATTTTCATATTGAGTTAGGACATCCATTATTAAAGCCAAAGAGATCTCACAAGAAGATATAAATATtatggtatcatctgcatatgctagATGATTTATTTTTGGACTCCACTTAGGCAAACCAAAGCCAGTATACCACAGATTATCATGAACTGCATTCAAACCTCTTGACAATACTTCAGCAACAAGAATAAACAAGGTTGGTGATAAAGGATCACCTTGCTTGACCCCTCTGGTAGAATGGAAGAAACCATGTGGCTGACCATTTATAAGGACTGAATACCAATTGTTACCTATGAGCTCATGGATCAGACCTATGAATCTTTCACAAAACCCTATTTTCCTCAGTACTTTAGTAAGAAACAGCCATGACAGCCTATCATAGGCCTTTGTCATGTCTAGTTTCATGACCACATTTGGCACTACAGCAATTCCATTCTTCTTGCCTTTGTTAGTTCTCagccttatatcagttatgatctcTTGAGTTAGTAGAATGTTTTCTCCTATACTGCTGCCTCTCACAAAACCTGCCTGATTCTGAGAAATCAAGTCTGGTAACAGATGCACCATTCTTTCATGTATAACTCTAGAGATTACCTTGTTCACAAAGTTGCTCAAACTTATTGGTCTCATGTCACCAAAAGTTTGAACATCTTTCTTTTTAGGCAGAAGAACAAGGTGTGTGTGAGTTATGTATCTAGGCAAGTCAACACCTCTGAGAAAATCCCATACTATGTTGAATAAATCATCACCAACAACATTCCAGCATGTTTGAAAGAACAGACCTGTGAAACCATCAGGTCCTCCTGCACTAGTACTACTCAGACCAAAAACTGCCAGTTGCACTTCCTCTTTGGTAGGACCTGCAACCAAGTCCTCATTTTGTTCCCTTGTGATCATAGAAGGGACATGATGCAAGATATCAAATCTTGCAGGATCTCTATTTTCAGGTTGCTGATGGAATTGATCCTGGAAAAATCTCAAAGCCTCCTCTGCAATATCATTTTCATCATCTAACCATTGCCCTTGATTATTTTGAATCCTTTTCAGCTGAAGCATTTTCTTCCTACCATTAACATAATTGTGAAAGTATTTAGAATTCTTATCACCATCTTGGAACCACTCCATACCTGCCTTCTGTTTCCAGTATTCCTCTTCTAGAGCATATACTCTAGTCAGCTCAGCCTCCACCTGTCTCAACTTTTCTCTATTCTGCAGAGTTGGATTCTCCTCAAACAGACCTTCATGAACTTTGATCACTTCTTCAAGATTGGAGATTTGCTGGAAAAATGTCTCCAAATGTTGCTCTACTACATTGGGACAGTGCCTTCCTCATATTTTTCAACTTGGAATTGAATTTCATGAAGGCATTGCCTTCCACCTCAGTTATCCAGTTTGTTTTGACTATATCCATGAAAGTTTCATGTTTGGCCCAGAAATTGAGAAATTTGAAAGATTTTCTCACTTTTGGAACCTGGTCCTTGCATTCTATGAAAAGTGGGGAATGATCTGATCCTTGCTTGATCAGATGAGTTATCTGCAGGCCTGGAAATAGCTGCTGAAACTCAATATTTCCCAAGCACCTATCCAACCTTTTAAACACACAATCTCCATAACctctcccattccaccaagtgaacaCACTGCCCTTGTAACCCAAGTCTGTAAGGTTACATGTATTTATGCAGTGTCTAAAGTCCTCCACTTCATTCAAAGACACTGGCAGGCCACCATACTTCTCCTCTTCATCACATATGACATTAAAGTCTCCACCAACAAGCCATGGCAATGTCATATCAGAAGCCAGATAATACAAAGAGTCCCAAAGTTCAATTCTTTCCATTCTGTCACATTTTGCATATACAAGTGTGACAATCATCTCTTCTTCGGAATTCACATTGTGCAGTTTTAGAGTAAGCTAGTGCACACTATCAATCATAACTGTGACTTGGTAATCTTCATTGACAAAAGCCCATATTTTCCCAGAGACATTACACAAAGCAGTGTCAATTCCTTAAGAATTGACCATGTTGGAGGTAGCGTTATGTAGTAAATTGCTTAAGAATTTTCTAGAAATGGATATTGCAACTAAATGTTTGATGAATGTGATTTGAAATAGAGGGATAGCGAGGGGAAAAGAAATGGATCGGATGGCTTTTAACTGATGCCAAATGAAATTGATGCGACCGTTCAGATTGGTAGTTTAAGTAGGACTTCAGTTAGGAGTTTTAGAGCACTTAATTAAGGGTTTTAAAAGTAAAATTCTAAGAAAATAGATAAATGCAAATGCTGGAGACATGCCACATCACCAAGCCTATGTCCTgatatatattttaaattttttagttaCACATATCTTTTACCATGTATTGGGATGAAGGGTGAAGTGTTGTATTTTGATGATCAAACTTACTTTAAGCAAATTTAAGAAAACAAGCGTCAAGTCTTCCTAACTTGACTTTGGACATCCTCTTTTTACCGTGGTACACATAGATCATATGAACATGTGAAAATCATCTATGTAGCTCAATCTATATACTCCTTGGGGTCTATTTTAGTTAGCGTGTTTTTATTTTACATGTCTCTTAAAAAATTATTAATAAGAAGAGCTTTTATTCATATCTTTAATAAGTACTCCTAGTAAATATTCATAAAAGTACAGCAAGGTTGAGATAATCTAAACAACTAGTATAACATTATGTGTATAAACTCTTCACATAGGTTTTCTACTTTAAGGATGTGTTTagtatgatggaaaatgtttttctGGAAAATGATTTCTTGGAAAACAAGagattttcttatttatttttttgtgtttggTTGGATGTGGAAAAAAACTTTTTCCGGAAAACATTTCTAGTGTTTGGTTTGATGGAAATACCAATCCAACCCCCTAACCACACGCACCTCCAAAcctccaacccccccccccccctcccgcgCCAAACCTTCCTTACTACCCCCACCCCGTATTTTGGAAAAGATGCTACTTTCACAAAGTGGCTATTTTATAAGATAATCAAATATGTGCATACCTTTGCATAGGGGTGTGCATGGACCGGGTTGATTCGGGTTATTCAAATACCAAACTAAACTAATTGCATCGgattttaaaatttataaaccAACAAAAGTCAGATTTTTCAATATCGGATTTTCTTGGTTTATTCGGGTTGCTCGGGTTTTTTGGATTTTTTCGGTAAAGTctttatacaaaacatatacttgtacttcaaatatttctctAGTCCTAGTAAAATACGACTATCTAATAAAGATATTTTTGAAAATAACACaatatgagatgagagatgacattgtacaaaaatattcaataaaaaaGTTAACGAAatcatataaaataaaatgatcataatctaaaaagcACCAATTCATGCTATAATAAATACGGATAATTTATAAGGcatatagaaaatgatcatactctaagtactaagtcatgctaaaataagtactgctcataagtattaattacatgactagataagaaaaaggtaaaattaagttatgtatttttattgtctaaactaatataaaactaaagaacaAATGTCcaatattattgtcattcctagtgttagagtattagtattgatttgatttttgttggtttcATTTGAATTACTAACATCCCGGGGCTATAAAACTCATTGGatcattcaaaattctaaatccaaatttgaaataatatgttaaaaaaaaaaaaaactatgaaaaaaattaagaaatatttattacattataaataaatatttttgtatataaaatatttttgaaattataTACACGTAATGTCGGTTCGGTttggtttggttcgatttgactttttttagttaaaaccaaatcaaaccaatggcggtcgggtttttctttttaagacCAAACCAAGTTGAACCAAACTACTAGTTgaatttttttctcggtttgattcggattatcggtttggtgcggtttgccAATTTCCTCCGTACACCCTACCTTTGCAAGTGGCCTTTTTCTaagacaacaacaaaaaaagacTACTTTGCACTTTGAAAGACAACCCAAAAAAATAACTATGTTTTTAAActaataattttttaaaagtgACACAAAAAATGTTATTTTTGTAAATTGGCCATTTTTTTAAAAGTGACATAAAATGgctatttttgcaaaaatatattTCTTGAAAAACAACTGAAAATACAAATTTGCAAAAATATCAACCTTTTGTCTCTTTTCAAAAAAAGGACCACTTTACAAAAGTAGCCATTTTGTGTCACTTTTAAAAAATGGCTAGTTTACAAAAGTGGCCACTATCTTAGAAGGGACACATTGCAAAAATGGTTATTTTAGTACTTTCACAAAGAGGTTAGTTTTAAAAATCGCTACATTTGCAAAGAAATTAGTTTTAAAAAGTAACTACTTCACAAAATGACTATTTATAAAAATTGGCTACTTTTTAAAAGTGACTAATTTTACAAAGTGACTATTTTCTTAAGTGACTACTTTTGCAAAATGACTATTTTTGAAAAGTAGCTGCTTTTCGCAAGTAATGTTTTTAAAAAGTTGCTACTTTTGTAAAGTGATTACATTTGTAGAGTGGCTATTTTTTAAAGTCCCTACTTTCACAAAGtgcctagttttgtaaagttgaGAGATAGGGGGGAGGGGGTTGGTAGGGAGGTGAGAGGTAGGGGTTTGGGGTAGGTCGTGATAGGAGTAGGGGGTGCGGTAGGTGGTTATAGGGGTGGAGAGAGAGGTAGTGGGGGTGGGGTAGGAGGGGATGGTTAAGTGGTGGGGTGGGGCGGGGGTGTAGGGGTGGTTAGGTGATAGGGTGGGGGATAGTTTGGGTGGTGTAtggggtggggagtgggggttcgGAAGTGTGGAAAGGCCGAGGAGTATGGGTTTGGGGTGTTGGGTGGGTGGagaggagacaatgaacttgcAATGTTATTTGTGAAACTTATTTTCCCTACTTATATTAAGGAAGTCATTttcaaggaacttgttttcctagagaacaTTTTCCAAGACATTTTGACTAACCAAACATGAGGAaattggaaagccacctggtaattggaattggtgtaataaCTAAGGTAGTAATTACACACCTTGGTAATTACACAATATAGTAATTATGACGACCTGCTTGTTTGTCAGAACGTAATTACACGTgtattgtttggttgcacaagtatACTTACACAATTTgacaaatatgtgcctttataaagatattaaattagatattaattatcatatatttgtaactaattgTGAAAAATAATTGAGTATATATTTCTCAAAGTAACTTTAATTTAAGTAATTACAAAAACTAAAAGCATGTATTTTGTAAAAATCATGGATGGCATGTTTGAGAAAAAGATTAAtattataaatataatgtcatgacattattcaaatgtttgacaaaaaaacaATATATCAATTCTAATTGAAAAAAGAACAGCATAcgatgtgaaataacaagtcaattcTACTAAAATAAGTAATTGGAACCGAAAATATAACATAGATTCAAAAactacttctttttttttttttaatataatactcttatgtcaacttccaatataacataaaataaattccaacattacttaagtaaataaatataattaaaaagaaaaggaaaatataagtctataacctcatttcaacaacgaaattctactttgaTGTCATCACTTGTAATATGCCACGTTGTTAATGAATAATTTTTTCTAATATTAGGAGGCGTAGTTTCAAAAACTAAACTAATAATGTAGTTATCCcaaatgaagaaaataaagaaaaataaataaaaaattaaaatatacgaGCAATTACGTGGAATCACAagaagaaaattttgaaaaatgaaagataaataatgtgaaaataaaaaggaaattaaaattctataaataaaaaataaattgaaaaggaaagaaattagaataaaaacaaaaaagaaagaaattaagaAGTAACCTTGTAATTACACacaataacccccccccccccccccccccccacaaagaATTGAAGAGTGTAATTACTACCTttcaattacactcaattacaTGCTGACCATGTAATTATTTGGCCGGACATTCatgtcaaactgtgtaattacactcaattgcAATTACttcctctgttcacttttacttgtccactttggacttttcaagttgtttaagaaataataaatgaaatgcataatttgccaatgtacccatattaattggtgcatatttttattggatttcaaaaatgatttgaagtgagtaattgatactatgggtaaaacaggaaaaaataaattgccttatcttgatatgctaaacgtgacaagtaaaagtgaaaatctatttatGAAAtactgaataagtaaaagtgaacggagggagtacatggGTGACTTTCGAAACAAGCCCTaagtaatcaatattgattactCACATGAGCTATTAATACCATGGATAAAATAGGGAAAAATacttaattatattttgatttgaTTTCTAAAATGATAGTAATTATTTTGGACCACTAATTTTTAGTAAACACGATAACTAAAATGGACCGAAGAGAGTATTAACGTCCTCAAGACGTTGATTCATGACTACATATACTACCTCCTAGATAGTGTCATAATTAAATCCTAATTATCGATTTCTATTGATTAACAACTTAACACTTTGACAATTTTGTGGGATACATTTAGTAAACAAAATTGGCCATTCATGTTGCATTTTAGTTACacagggtatgttgttgttgttaaatctAGATGTTGGAGGGAGTGATTGGGAAAATGATGAATATTGATGTCCAATTTTGTCCATTCTTAACTCAATATATTTTAAGAATGTTGTTTTATTTAAACTTATCTAAAATGTATTTTCAGTTTTTTACATATATTACAAGTATTAGCACTTTATTTTCTAATTGTGCACCATAAATTTTTCTAAGCCAAATCCATCGACAGACACCTatggtcgtccacttctttcacttgaacatCTCAAGTGCCTTTTGTTCCTATTAAGCACTTAGACTACTCGAGTTTTGCTTCAATTAGGCACTTTTTGCTGAGTTGACAAGTAGCGTGGGTTTCACATCAAACAAGTGCGTGAAGGGTTTCAAttttactatttttttattttttttaatctcttcCTCCTTCCACACTTCCTCCACCATAAATCACCACTCTGCCACTGCAATGCCACCAACATCCAACCTTCCCTTCTCTCTTAATAACATGGCCAACTTCTCAGCAATCCCTTTCTTTACTCCCACCATTTTTAGTTTCAAAATTAATGAAGAGGGGAGATGGTGAACAAATTATTGGCCAAATTGAGTTCAACAATGGAGATTTAAAGGGCAATGGTGGGTATGGACGGCAGCAGCAAATTGGTGTTTCTAATGGACAATGGTGGTTCTTATTCCAATTGATCCTTACGACCTAAATCTTTAATCCAATACTACTTCCACTAAATTTTACGGATTGATCATTTCAAGCAAGGATAACAGTGGCAGTAACT
Encoded here:
- the LOC132614205 gene encoding uncharacterized protein LOC132614205 encodes the protein MERIELWDSLYYLASDMTLPWLVGGDFNVICDEEEKYGGLPVSLNEVEDFRHCINTCNLTDLGYKGSVFTWWNGRGYGDCVFKRLDRCLGNIEFQQLFPGLQITHLIKQGSDHSPLFIECKDQVPKVRKSFKFLNFWAKHETFMDIVKTNWITEQISNLEEVIKVHEGLFEENPTLQNREKLRQVEAELTRVYALEEEYWKQKAGMEWFQDGDKNSKYFHNYVNGRKKMLQLKRIQNNQGQWLDDENDIAEEALRFFQDQFHQQPENRDPARFDILHHVPSMITREQNEDLVAGPTKEEVQLAVFGLSSTSAGGPDGFTGLFFQTCWNVVGDDLFNIVWDFLRGVDLPRYITHTHLVLLPKKKDVQTFGDMRPISLSNFVNKVISRVIHERMVHLLPDLISQNQAGFVRGSSIGENILLTQEIITDIRLRTNKGKKNGIAVVPNVVMKLDMTKAYDRLSWLFLTKVLRKIGFCERFIGLIHELIGNNWYSVLINGQPHGFFHSTRGVKQGDPLSPTLFILVAEVLSRGLNAVHDNLWYTGFGLPKWSPKINHLAYADDTIIFISSCEISLALIMDVLTQYENASGQLINKEKSSVYLHDKVDEAIVLKVKRVTGISRHAFPLMYLGCPIYYSRACLAFYYDLITKVRNKLQGWKGKLLSFGGRATLLAHVLQAMPIHLLSAMDAPSFVINKLNKIFAQFFWSNSVGEVNRHWAKWHKVCMPKEEGGLGFRRLEDMSMALFSKLWWNFRTMPSLWSSFMSNKYLKRNNPILVPWKRGSHVWRKMLRARDAIDHLIWWQLRMGSSLFWFDNWSGLGPLYFLTPPDFYCDENINNVADVVIDGRWNENILRNCLPEELAEHILHEVHPPSSPDELDKPWWTLEARGEFSVKSAWEYLRSRGQPRDAYKKIWVKGLPFKIAFLTWRVWHFKIPLDDVIRSWVYHMPSKCFCCAEPKEESVPHIFLKCQTAQRAWSYFSAAAGINIADLNLHQVITKWWTTDTLARLKPIFYAIPSIIMWELWKKRNGDKHENKVSTSRGIYQASNNIQQLVKLRKPSIRSVPHRWLEMLKILENVVPKLQITKVLWTLPAAGIWKCNTDGATRGNPGRSAYAFCVRNSDGDLVYARAKEMEETTNTVSEAMALLSAARFSLAKHVYSFILETDSLLMKKILDREWKPPWNIIHAVEEIWDIMHNADVQVLHTMREGNQLADHLANYALDNGEVNVASFAELDSTGRRILNSDKLQCTHYAWKLEVYKFSGNSTGFCIIDPIKIGKDIIHTELNFHFSQVIQILSTIDPIHIGDDMVHLLDYIHQKINFLRLTWNSKDKFQVINKADHMLCPIDPIHIGHDMGTSEVDWMMVLDSYSRETRRNQDGFVRLFLGNTMILHSDHLRMVGSQEFPELLLWEVRQILTVTISSYMMTNPYAVVLALCAQSAEEMTLYGSWCGCIRCSSYIWQIVSSRKGTNSVLRSLKSSCSKLGSCMQNLRQLVSSSISYVYCSILPEFWRITLVLLIDKGHTCAFMSFYRIAGPDIHNYIADIQRYTTDIGVLANLCINGSNLGHILVDKRKNNIHI